One Aegilops tauschii subsp. strangulata cultivar AL8/78 chromosome 7, Aet v6.0, whole genome shotgun sequence genomic window carries:
- the LOC141026665 gene encoding uncharacterized protein: MAHITHNNDPEAGAAPSTQQDQGGGGRNNVAKDLTLYEFKEQLLLLSTLVTTVTYVAGLNLPGGSWEQDDPGGHIAGDPILRDIHYHRYLAFYYCNAAALAASVVVSLILIILQKNDHVWTSVLRVVMMLDLLSLMGSYGAGSCRDAFTTIFAVVAFSVLVLCIIGVFFSYLWLNGDKEALSNPISNSNSNCESNSNSVSLSHSISHSDFNSNSLSISHSNSNPDSTSNSISNSNSNTISNPNSSSIPINNSLSIQNKVMKSLITDSKKRKKDQIDVLMLLATFSITISYVAGLSPPGGFWSSTKDGHHLSDPVLQARRRFRAFYICNTTSFVVSLLIIVVLLEKMMLGEKVLLGRLTWWFGRKKLMGAIPMRLPLAYGVIAFALLGLMGAYAAGSCRGAGSTLLVLTIPVCVFLQLALVFLQGQYLILDPLRRFKALFKHWVGTPGGSNRFIHHHQIARNFATLLAIFVVTITYQAGLDPPGGLWQEDRDGHKMGHPVLQTTHPTRYKVFFYSNSTAFVTSMLVILILHSKFLLTRRIVESTIGLDLLCLVTAYGAGSTRDVNTSIHILALEGLLLIYVIAHMTYKDPGPESEGYDAVKDLHDKRRMLLLIAILVTTLTYQAGLTPPGGFWLADDQGLGRRVGFPVLLNNYPRRYNIFFYCNAASFMASVTLILFLISPKLYSLAIRCYVLYVCMLVGMVGLMGAYAAGSSRHLKTSIYVLTLVVPVLAFIALLVTLFWFFSKLGHGSNGTTNNNDDKNNTTTTTAIPTTTTTITAMSTTTTTYIANDENNNKEKHTLEYLMLLGILGASMTYQTGLKPPGGLWQDNNNGHSAGNPILHDINKHRYNAFFYSNSTSFMASIMVVVMLLPLTFKYKFGNHNLPLWPMHTAILLDMLSLLVAYAAGTTREWETSRNVIFLIIPVLLYIALYATASVFFHRKDHVLTMPTPTLAQVPEWTTTPHQDAE, from the exons ATGGCTCACATTACCCACAACAACGACCCTGAAGCTGGAGCTGCACCATCCACCCAGCAGGACCAGGGCGGAGGGGGCCGTAACAATGTAGCTAAAGACTTAACTCTGTACGAGTTCAAGGAGCAGCTCCTGCTGCTGTCGACTCTGGTCACAACGGTGACCTACGTCGCCGGGCTGAACCTGCCGGGGGGATCCTGGGAGCAGGATGACCCCGGGGGGCACATCGCTGGTGATCCGATCCTGCGGGATATCCACTACCACCGGTACCTCGCGTTCTACTACTGCAACGCTGCCGCCCTCGCCGCATCCGTCGTGGTCTCCCTCATCCTCATCATCCTGCAGAAGAACGACCATGTTTGGACATCGGTGCTGCGGGTGGTGATGATGCTCGATCTACTCAGCCTCATGGGCTCCTACGGTGCTGGGAGCTGCCGGGACGCGTTCACAACCATCTTCGCGGTGGTAGCCTTCTCTGTTTTGGTACTCTGCATCATTGGTGTTTTCTTCTCCTACCTCTGGCTGAATGGTGACAAAGAGGCACTCTCCAACCCCATCTCCAATTCCAACTCGAACTGTGAGTCCAACTCCAACTCCGTATCGCTCTCCCATTCTATCTCGCACTCTGACTTCAACTCCAACTCACTCTCCATCTCCCATTCCAACTCGAACCCTGACTCCACCTCCAACTCTATATCCAATTCCAACTCCAACACTATCTCCAACCCAAACTCCAGCTCCATCCCCATAAACAATTCCCTTTCGATACAAAACAAGGTGATGAAGTCACTTATCACTGACTCCAAGAAGCGAAAGAAGGATCAGATCGATGTGTTAATGTTACTGGCAACCTTCTCAATCACCATTTCTTACGTCGCCGGGCTGAGCCCACCTGGTGGATTCTGGAGCAGCACCAAGGACGGCCATCATTTGAGCGACCCAGTGTTACAAGCCCGACGTCGGTTCCGTGCCTTCTACATTTGCAACACCACCTCGTTTGTCGTGTCCCTGCTGATCATCGTGGTGCTCCTGGAGAAGATGATGCTCGGGGAGAAGGTGCTGTTGGGGAGATTGACATGGTGGTTCGGCAGAAAGAAGCTCATGGGGGCCATCCCAATGCGGCTTCCGCTGGCCTACGGGGTGATTGCCTTCGCGTTGCTGGGACTCATGGGGGCCTATGCTGCTGGGAGCTGCAGAGGTGCTGGCAGTACGCTCTTGGTCCTGACGATTCCTGTCTGTGTCTTCCTCCAACTGGCACTTGTGTTCCTTCAGGGACAGTATCTTATTCTTGACCCGCTAAGAAGGTTCAAGGCGCTGTTCAAGCACTGGGTGGGTACCCCTGGAG GTAGCAACAGGTTCATCCACCACCACCAAATAGCTCGCAATTTTGCTACGCTCCTTGCTATTTTCGTGGTGACCATTACTTACCAAGCGGGACTAGATCCACCAGGGGGCCTCTGGCAAGAAGATCGGGATGGGCATAAAATGGGCCATCCGGTGCTGCAAACGACACATCCTACTCGGTACAAAGTGTTCTTCTATAGCAACTCCACAGCTTTTGTCACATCCATGCTCGTCATCCTGATATTGCACAGCAAGTTTTTGCTCACACGGCGCATAGTGGAATCAACCATTGGACTAGACCTATTGTGCCTCGTCACTGCCTATGGCGCCGGGAGCACTAGGGATGTAAACACATCCATCCACATCCTCGCCTTGGAAGGTCTTCTCCTAATTTATGTCATCGCCCATATGACCTACAAAGACCCTGGTCCAGAGTCGGAAGGTTATGATGCAGTAAAGGATCTACATGACAAGCGCAGGATGTTGCTGCTGATTGCTATCTTAGTCACAACCCTCACATACCAAGCTGGTCTCACTCCGCCTGGTGGCTTTTGGTTAGCAGATGACCAAGGACTTGGTCGCCGTGTGGGTTTCCCTGTTCTCCTCAACAATTACCCTCGCCGTTACAATATATTCTTTTATTGTAATGCGGCAAGTTTCATGGCGTCTGTCACCCTCATTCTTTTTCTCATCAGTCCCAAGCTTTATAGTCTAGCTATACGTTGTTATGTGCTCTATGTGTGCATGTTGGTGGGCATGGTTGGCCTCATGGGTGCCTACGCTGCTGGAAGCTCCAGGCATCTCAAAACCtccatctatgtgttaaccttggtTGTCCCGGTGTTAGCCTTCATAGCCTTACTGGTAACCCTTTTCTGGTTCTTCTCGAAACTAGGTCATGGCAGCAACGGCACCACCAACAACAACGATGACAAAAATAACACCACAACCACGACTGCAATCCCAACCACCACAACCACCATCACCGCCAtgagcaccaccaccaccacctacaTTGCCAATGATGAAAACAACAACAAAGAGAAACATACACTTGAATACTTGATGTTGCTAGGAATCCTGGGTGCAAGTATGACATACCAGACTGGCCTAAAACCGCCAGGGGGCCTGTGGCAGGACAACAACAACGGACACTCTGCTGGCAATCCCATCCTCCACGACATCAACAAGCATCGGTATAATGCTTTCTTCTACAGCAACTCAACCTCCTTCATGGCCTCAATCATGGTTGTGGTCATGTTGCTTCCATTGACATTTAAATATAAGTTTGGCAATCACAATCTGCCACTCTGGccgatgcatacggccattttaCTGGACATGCTAAGCCTCCTGGTGGCCTACGCAGCAGGGACTACTAGGGAATGGGAGACCTCCAGGAATGTCATATTCCTCATCATCCCTGTGTTGCTCTACATTGCGCTCTATGCAACAGCCTCAGTCTTTTTCCATAGGAAAGACCATGTGTTGACAATGCCAACCCCGACTCTAGCCCAAGTGCCAGAATGGACTACCACACCACATCAGGATGCCGAGTGA
- the LOC141026666 gene encoding uncharacterized protein, with translation MVVDALAAILDKAKAAGHIHGITPHLAGGSRISLLQHADDTIIMVEGSETDISNLKFLLLCFQQMSGLKINFDKSDVMVMGYSPDECLNIANRLNCRLGSFLTTYLGTPISDSRLTVTDLRPTVAKLQTRIETWQGRWLSKVVRTILINSSLSSFLLFLMSFYSLHETLHHEIARVQSRFYWAGDNNKQKYHMVSWPDICKPRE, from the coding sequence ATGGTTGTGGACGCACTTGCCGCGATCCTGGACAAGGCTAAGGCGGCTGGGCATATCCACGGGATCACGCCTCACCTTGCTGGCGGCTCTAGGATCTCCCTTCTCCAGCACGCCGACGACACCATCATTATGGTGGAAGGCTCGGAGACGGACATCTCCAATCTCaaattcctcctcctctgcttccaACAAATGTCTGGCCTCAAGATCAACTTCGACAAGAGTGATGTGATGGTGATGGGCTACTCTCCGGACGAATGCCTGAACATTGCCAACCGGCTTAACTGTCGCTTGGGCTCCTTCCTCACGACCTACTTGGGGACGCCCATTAGTGACTCCCGGCTCACAGTCACCGACTTGCGCCCGACTGTAGCCAAGTTGCAGACGCGTATTGAGACTTGGCAGGGCAGGTGGCTCTCTAAGGTGGTCCGGACGATTCTCATCAACTCCTCCTTATCAAGCTTCCTCTTGTTCCTCATGAGCTTCTATAGCTTGCACGAGACTCTGCATCATGAGATCGCTAGAGTCCAGTCTCGTTTCTACTGGGCGGGCGACAACAATAAGCAGAAATACCATATGGTCAGCTGGCCGGACATCTGTAAGCCGCGGGAATAA
- the LOC141026370 gene encoding protein FAR1-RELATED SEQUENCE 5-like, which yields MADVSHESMMEYYHISNKMFNSEDEGYTFYNKYGLEKGFSVRRSYVEWDGSNCHIILRKFVCSREGVREEKHMKRKMEDRKRRPRSITRVGCKAKLVIARQEETSQWFVKDFIDEHNHPLAPRDLSCLLRSHRRISDEQKADIADMEKSGIRKHHIMDIMCMQYGGYDEVGCIMRDIYNFCHANKKETISSGDAQTVINHMVARQEQDSDFFFRYLLDEAGHLKGLFWCDSQSRLDYEAFGDVIIFDSTYRTNKYNLPFVPFVGLNHHRNTVIFACGIISHETSQAYEWMLRTFSDAMGQKHPISVITDGDLAMQRAIRVVWPDSNHRLCIWHI from the coding sequence ATGGCGGACGTAAGTCATGAGTCAATGATGGAGTACtatcatatttccaacaagatgTTTAATAGTGAGGATGAAGGTTATACATTCTATAACAAATATGGTCTTGAGAAAGGTTTTAGTGTCCGGAGAAGCTATGTCGAGTGGGATGGATCCAACTGCCATATAATTTTAAGGAAATTTGTGTGTAGTCGTGAAGGGGTTCGTGAAGAGAAGCACATGAAGAGGAAGATGGAAGATAGAAAGAGGAGGCCACGGAGTATAACTCGTGTAGGGTGTAAAGCTAAATTGGTGATTGCAAGACAGGAGGAAACAAGTCAGTGGTTTGTCAAGGATTTCATCGATGAACACAACCATCCTCTAGCCCCACGGGATCTGTCGTGTCTTTTGCGTTCACACAGAAGAATTAGCGATGAGCAGAAAGCGGACATTGCAGACATGGAAAAATCTGGGATCAGAAAACACCATATTATGGATATTATGTGCATGCAGTACGGTGGATATGATGAGGTTGGATGCATTATGAGGGACATTTACAATTTCTGCCATGCTAACAAGAAGGAAACAATTTCTTCCGGGGATGCTCAAACGGTGATCAATCACATGGTGGCGAGGCAAGAGCAAGATTCAGATTTTTTCTTCAGGTACTTGCTTGATGAAGCTGGCCATCTGAAGGGACTGTTCTGGTGTGATAGTCAATCCCGACTTGACTACGAGGCTTTCGGAGACGTTATTATTTTTGATAGCACATACAGAACCAATAAGTACAATCTGCCATTTGTGCCGTTTGTCGGGTTGAATCACCACCGCAATACCGTTATTTTTGCATGTGGTATCATTTCACATGAAACAAGCCAGGCATACGAGTGGATGTTACGGACCTTTTCTGATGCTATGGGACAGAAGCATCCTATATCTGTGATCACGGATGGGGACCTTGCAATGCAGAGAGCAATCAGGGTGGTGTGGCCTGACTCAAACCATAGGCTCTGTATATGGCACATTTAG